One part of the Bacteroidia bacterium genome encodes these proteins:
- a CDS encoding LamG-like jellyroll fold domain-containing protein, which translates to MYRTTTDFLKTFFLPIILISIFQLPLQAQLCNRIEFHDFEEANIQLGWNSTDGVNGNPSGLSQTDSSVISGNFAAKLEVNGNGASMNNRPQTFSLTAGKFYELSFFARSSDTSRVYFGILRDSSFIPVLLDSVFTLPFWQEVNVEFQAPENWPNAVLVFSPSFFPQRGPYDFFVDFVTLCEKEVSDSCNLAILGSFESLAFSSVWSHYDGGDPGSSFLFLENENVYDRRFCAELKVNYFGGAGAFMTTATRAMFPVDSASYYTLTCWMKSDVDSARIEALVNRRTPYEELGTQFFILDTVWRKYSMTFRANVSATEAYIRFIAKNAYLTNPYSIFIDDIRLCGTDEPPRVAPGRVERGLIYWANANFGPNARAVENWFDISGGQNHLSKSGTSPTRKLEEINLNESVNFNAANERLVGEALDLAGRANRHAWFIVLKGNSPADAATPFAFTENGYRLEVASSSMWQVAGIQPSQTAQIPVDVNQWSILSANSNATDYRLFLNGANVAILNPLTGLDPGDSTLMGARSVDNSDWFNGEIAEVLVYENNLNNAERNSILTYLSLKFGIDISVNQHRFYNHTSHPNQLAGIGQERALMGFSQTKSRNVSSGSIVSISRPSRLDDGDYLVWGHDNGDLGIGGSVPPGVNSRIQRSWRVSHAGDLGKVAVSFDLEELGLNPGYTYAILVDEDGNFSNSRVYAQSYLNENEIGFPGVRLEDGEYFTLGQVPQGAIPKAPGRLDDGLSLWLQAELGPNSNSLSIWEDLSPHGNSATAFDEGPRREWDQINGNPAIDFTIFRNLMIGSSELYLKPDKHNYYIVLNSANSLNWRNPFTVKESGYRLEVNGNSRDYSVYGLEPGSINTTSPSSDWNMMSVSSSPDGYQIFENGIENSSRTLRDGLQGEGPYFVGARNRRYSAWYTGQIAELIVYGKDQDLQSRNAIETYLSVKYGLTIPVSSHLYYTQSSHDKALAGIGKDSQQHLLQDNSMSIDTSAILRISNPSGLGEQEYLVWGHDGGTLERNPNVPSGENMRFNRSWRVSRTGNPGLVWVEFELAGLGLDLTDESEFSLLIDNDKDFSDAIVRNNGVLLGSKIQFKGVQFNDGDLFSLSIADDMTISVEDLPSELLGWKLFPNPGNEQLNIELETAKAAHLLLEVYDFQGRKIYEQEVKSYASLQEIQVSTTNWPLGFYVVRLREGGASVSRTWIKQ; encoded by the coding sequence ATGTATAGGACAACTACAGATTTCCTGAAAACATTTTTTCTCCCCATTATCCTGATTTCTATTTTTCAGCTTCCCTTGCAGGCTCAGCTTTGCAATCGAATTGAATTTCATGACTTTGAAGAAGCCAATATCCAATTGGGCTGGAATTCTACGGATGGGGTAAATGGAAATCCTTCTGGCCTGAGCCAGACAGATAGTTCAGTAATTTCTGGCAACTTTGCTGCTAAACTGGAAGTAAATGGGAATGGGGCCAGTATGAACAATCGCCCCCAGACTTTTTCCCTGACCGCTGGCAAATTTTATGAACTTTCCTTTTTTGCCCGATCTTCTGATACCAGTAGGGTCTATTTCGGCATATTGAGAGACTCTAGCTTTATCCCGGTTTTATTGGATTCCGTTTTTACCCTTCCTTTTTGGCAGGAGGTGAATGTAGAATTTCAGGCACCTGAAAATTGGCCTAATGCGGTACTCGTGTTTTCTCCCAGTTTTTTTCCTCAAAGAGGACCTTATGACTTTTTTGTGGACTTTGTTACCCTCTGTGAAAAAGAAGTTTCTGATAGTTGCAATCTGGCAATTTTGGGAAGCTTTGAAAGTCTGGCCTTCTCTTCTGTATGGTCGCATTATGATGGCGGAGATCCCGGTTCATCCTTTCTTTTTCTAGAGAATGAAAATGTATACGACAGGCGTTTTTGTGCGGAATTGAAGGTCAATTACTTTGGAGGGGCAGGCGCATTTATGACTACTGCTACTCGGGCTATGTTTCCTGTTGATAGTGCTTCCTACTATACCCTGACTTGCTGGATGAAGAGTGATGTCGATAGTGCAAGGATAGAGGCTCTGGTCAATCGGCGAACTCCCTACGAGGAATTAGGTACTCAATTTTTTATTTTAGATACTGTCTGGCGAAAGTACAGCATGACTTTCCGGGCCAATGTGAGTGCAACAGAGGCCTATATCCGCTTTATTGCCAAAAATGCATATCTGACAAATCCATATAGCATATTTATAGATGATATTCGCTTATGTGGAACAGACGAACCTCCTCGCGTAGCACCGGGAAGAGTTGAACGGGGACTTATTTATTGGGCAAATGCAAACTTTGGCCCCAATGCAAGAGCCGTAGAAAACTGGTTTGATATCTCTGGAGGCCAAAATCATTTGTCAAAATCCGGAACAAGCCCTACTCGAAAATTGGAAGAGATCAACCTCAATGAATCCGTCAATTTCAATGCTGCAAATGAAAGATTGGTGGGAGAAGCCCTTGATCTTGCAGGGCGGGCAAATCGACATGCCTGGTTTATCGTATTGAAAGGAAATAGTCCTGCAGATGCTGCAACCCCCTTTGCTTTCACTGAAAACGGATATAGACTGGAAGTGGCTTCGTCAAGCATGTGGCAGGTAGCGGGAATCCAACCATCACAAACAGCTCAAATTCCTGTCGATGTCAATCAATGGAGCATACTGAGTGCAAATTCTAATGCTACAGATTATCGCCTTTTCTTAAATGGTGCCAATGTTGCTATCCTCAATCCCCTGACCGGGCTTGATCCGGGAGATAGCACACTCATGGGCGCCAGATCAGTTGATAATAGCGACTGGTTTAATGGGGAAATCGCAGAGGTTTTGGTATACGAAAACAACCTGAATAATGCAGAAAGAAATAGCATTCTCACTTATTTATCCTTGAAATTCGGAATCGATATTTCCGTAAATCAACATCGCTTTTATAATCATACAAGTCACCCGAATCAATTGGCCGGAATTGGTCAGGAACGAGCCTTGATGGGCTTTAGCCAAACCAAAAGTCGAAATGTTAGCTCCGGCAGTATCGTATCTATCTCCAGACCTAGTAGATTGGATGATGGAGATTACCTGGTTTGGGGACATGATAATGGAGACTTAGGCATTGGCGGGAGTGTTCCTCCGGGAGTCAACAGTCGAATCCAAAGAAGCTGGCGAGTGAGTCATGCGGGAGATTTGGGGAAAGTTGCTGTAAGTTTTGATCTGGAAGAATTGGGCCTCAATCCCGGCTATACCTATGCGATTTTGGTAGATGAGGATGGGAACTTCTCAAATTCGAGGGTTTATGCTCAATCTTATTTGAATGAAAATGAAATTGGATTTCCTGGAGTGAGGTTAGAAGATGGTGAATATTTCACTTTGGGGCAGGTCCCACAAGGAGCAATTCCTAAAGCTCCGGGAAGGCTTGACGATGGCTTGAGCTTATGGTTGCAGGCAGAACTGGGACCCAATAGTAATTCCTTGAGTATATGGGAAGATTTGAGTCCGCATGGAAATTCTGCAACGGCCTTTGATGAAGGACCCCGCAGAGAATGGGATCAAATAAATGGAAATCCCGCCATTGACTTCACCATTTTCAGAAACCTCATGATTGGTTCTTCTGAATTATACCTCAAACCAGACAAGCACAATTATTATATCGTTCTAAACTCAGCCAATAGCCTTAACTGGAGAAATCCTTTTACCGTCAAAGAATCTGGCTATAGATTGGAAGTGAATGGCAATAGCCGAGACTACTCTGTCTATGGACTCGAACCGGGATCGATCAATACTACTTCCCCTTCGAGCGATTGGAATATGATGAGTGTCTCTTCTTCTCCCGATGGATATCAGATTTTTGAGAATGGGATCGAAAACAGCTCTCGCACCCTAAGAGATGGCTTGCAGGGAGAGGGGCCTTATTTTGTGGGAGCAAGAAATCGCCGCTATTCGGCCTGGTATACCGGGCAGATTGCCGAACTGATCGTTTATGGCAAAGATCAGGACTTGCAAAGCCGTAATGCTATCGAAACTTATCTCTCTGTTAAATATGGACTGACAATTCCGGTGAGCTCTCACCTTTATTATACTCAGAGTAGTCATGATAAAGCCCTTGCAGGTATAGGAAAGGATAGTCAGCAACATCTACTGCAGGATAATAGCATGAGCATAGATACTTCTGCCATTTTGCGAATCAGCAATCCGTCAGGTCTGGGAGAACAGGAGTACCTGGTATGGGGGCATGATGGAGGGACCCTCGAGCGAAATCCCAATGTGCCAAGCGGAGAGAACATGCGATTTAACCGAAGTTGGCGAGTAAGCCGAACGGGTAATCCTGGATTGGTTTGGGTGGAATTTGAACTGGCAGGTCTAGGGTTGGATTTGACAGATGAATCCGAATTTTCACTATTGATCGATAATGACAAAGACTTTTCTGATGCAATTGTCAGAAATAATGGTGTGCTGCTAGGGAGTAAAATTCAGTTTAAAGGGGTGCAATTCAATGATGGAGACCTTTTTAGCCTGTCGATTGCTGATGATATGACCATCTCAGTAGAGGACTTGCCTTCAGAACTCCTGGGCTGGAAGCTTTTCCCCAATCCCGGCAATGAACAACTAAATATTGAATTGGAGACTGCGAAAGCTGCTCATTTGCTCTTGGAAGTCTATGATTTCCAGGGACGAAAAATTTATGAACAGGAGGTGAAAAGTTATGCCAGCTTGCAGGAGATACAAGTATCCACCACAAACTGGCCCTTGGGTTTCTATGTTGTGCGATTAAGAGAAGGCGGAGCCTCTGTAAGCAGGACCTGGATCAAACAATGA